In Vicingaceae bacterium, the following proteins share a genomic window:
- the holA gene encoding DNA polymerase III subunit delta has product MSEKELLQAIKNRNLKPVYLFYGDEPFFIDQYTGLFEKNFLTEEEKSFNYTVLYGYETDMYQVTGECRRYPLMGSHSLVIVKEAQKIKDWTALEKYLENPLDSTVLVLAYKEGAPDRRKTFFKAIEKKGLAIEFKKLYDNQLPDWIKKYVSGKGYRIDDKTSVWLAEMIGNDLRKLTNTLEQIFLLSGPDQPLTIDFLSLHIGISKDFNVFELIDAIGSRNIAKATLIVNYLGQHSKENPFIMINSMIFRFFQQLLIYHQGLKLKWDNKIMSQKTGLHFYHLKKMPMVTKNFKLEQAMAAIEICAQMDAKSKGINAPAIDDASLLKELIFKILSL; this is encoded by the coding sequence ATGTCCGAAAAAGAACTTCTACAAGCTATCAAAAACAGGAATCTCAAACCTGTCTATTTATTCTATGGCGACGAACCGTTTTTTATTGACCAATATACCGGTTTATTTGAAAAAAATTTCCTGACCGAAGAAGAAAAATCTTTCAACTATACTGTTTTGTATGGCTATGAAACCGACATGTATCAAGTTACAGGCGAATGCCGCAGATATCCTTTGATGGGATCACATTCTTTGGTCATTGTCAAAGAAGCTCAAAAAATTAAAGATTGGACAGCATTAGAGAAATATTTGGAAAATCCGCTTGACTCCACTGTTTTGGTTTTGGCATACAAAGAAGGGGCTCCTGACAGGCGAAAAACTTTCTTCAAAGCAATCGAAAAGAAAGGTTTGGCCATTGAATTTAAAAAGTTATATGACAATCAGTTGCCAGATTGGATCAAAAAATATGTCTCCGGCAAAGGATACCGTATAGATGACAAAACGTCTGTTTGGTTGGCTGAAATGATTGGGAATGATTTGAGAAAACTTACCAATACGCTCGAACAAATATTTCTTTTATCAGGTCCGGATCAACCATTGACCATCGATTTTTTGTCCTTGCATATTGGTATCAGTAAAGATTTTAATGTTTTTGAGTTGATTGATGCCATTGGGTCGAGAAACATAGCGAAAGCTACTTTGATAGTCAATTATCTTGGACAACACAGCAAAGAAAACCCATTTATCATGATTAACAGCATGATTTTCCGCTTTTTTCAGCAATTGCTCATTTATCACCAGGGATTAAAACTAAAATGGGACAATAAAATTATGTCTCAAAAAACGGGTCTTCATTTTTATCATCTAAAAAAAATGCCCATGGTGACAAAAAATTTCAAACTTGAACAAGCAATGGCTGCTATTGAAATTTGTGCACAAATGGATGCCAAGAGTAAAGGGATCAACGCACCGGCCATTGACGATGCTTCTTTGTTAAAAGAATTGATTTTTAAAATTTTAAGTTTATGA
- a CDS encoding ubiquinol-cytochrome c reductase, whose protein sequence is MKYWLVKSEPGAYSWDTFVKDKKTNWDGVRNYQARNNLKAMKKGDLVLFYHSVKDKKVVGIARVTKEYFPDPTADKGDWVAVELEPVKQLKDPVDLEQIKSTDELKNIPLIKQSRLSVMPLTKDEFFKILEMANTQL, encoded by the coding sequence ATGAAATATTGGCTCGTTAAATCAGAACCCGGGGCCTATTCCTGGGACACATTTGTGAAAGATAAAAAAACCAACTGGGATGGTGTGAGAAATTATCAGGCAAGAAATAATCTCAAAGCTATGAAAAAGGGTGACCTTGTGTTGTTTTATCACAGTGTCAAAGACAAAAAAGTGGTGGGTATAGCACGGGTCACTAAAGAATATTTTCCCGACCCCACAGCCGATAAAGGAGATTGGGTTGCCGTAGAATTAGAGCCGGTCAAACAGCTTAAAGATCCGGTTGATTTGGAACAAATAAAGTCAACGGATGAATTAAAAAACATCCCTTTAATCAAACAAAGCCGCCTCTCTGTCATGCCTCTTACCAAGGATGAATTTTTTAAAATACTGGAAATGGCAAATACCCAATTATAG
- the uspA gene encoding universal stress protein UspA gives MLHILLPTDFSEASLHAIEYALLLFGNESPEFHLLNVYDIPPTNGGSLISMHEVIKQSREEDMKELIDNLTTKYRILHPQFRFFIEAGNISSNIQALNKEYQYDFIVMGTTGASGLKEVLLGSTASSVIQNVHLPVFVIPEKAPIIAPTSIALAVNQNQIPEDASKLLAYLVEKFNSKLHLIHIENSKDPLHLDLDDVAGELRKYLPGHIEIYQSSEKNEKTEEAILDYLSEHDIHLLVTLHKKRNFIQKLFSTSFTKQLAMHVNTAMLSIPLK, from the coding sequence ATGCTACATATCTTATTACCAACCGACTTTTCTGAAGCTTCATTGCATGCCATTGAATATGCTTTGCTTTTGTTTGGAAATGAATCTCCCGAATTTCATCTTTTGAATGTGTATGATATTCCTCCCACCAATGGAGGTTCTTTGATTTCTATGCATGAAGTGATTAAACAAAGTAGGGAGGAAGATATGAAAGAATTAATTGATAATTTGACTACAAAATACCGCATTTTGCATCCTCAATTCAGGTTTTTTATTGAAGCCGGAAATATATCTTCTAATATTCAAGCATTAAATAAAGAATATCAATATGATTTTATTGTCATGGGAACTACCGGGGCTTCGGGATTGAAAGAAGTATTATTGGGAAGCACCGCTTCTTCTGTCATTCAAAATGTTCATTTACCCGTATTTGTCATTCCCGAAAAAGCACCCATCATTGCTCCAACATCCATTGCTTTGGCTGTCAATCAAAATCAGATTCCGGAAGATGCCTCAAAATTATTGGCATATTTGGTAGAAAAATTCAATAGTAAACTACATCTTATACATATTGAAAATAGCAAAGATCCATTGCATCTAGATCTTGATGATGTTGCAGGCGAACTTCGGAAATATTTGCCCGGTCATATTGAAATTTATCAGTCGTCGGAAAAAAATGAGAAAACCGAAGAAGCCATTCTGGATTATCTCTCAGAGCATGATATACATTTATTGGTAACATTGCATAAAAAAAGAAACTTCATTCAAAAATTATTTTCCACTTCATTTACCAAACAATTGGCCATGCATGTAAATACGGCAATGCTGAGCATACCTCTCAAGTAA
- a CDS encoding membrane protein gives MKHFFNSKIKWHVGAIILFFVLTAAYFHPVYKGKTIDMGDLRNAAGMRQEIVKYEKIIGRLALWTNSMFSGMPAYQIYMKYKYNWPNSLRLTINEIFNYPVDVVFMAMIGFYILLTALGMHPVLAIIGSFAYAFGSYFFIVIEAGHTSKTFAMAFMPWVMAGMVYLYQKRIFIGTLWLLIGTALEIASNHVQITYYLGFVLLAYGLSELYFHFKSGEIKKFTLQSLWAIFLALVCVLPNATNLLLTKEYGEYTTRGKSELTKNKEVKTSGLDKDYAMQWSYGINETFSLLVPNVVGGGSGMIAQNHRHVLDKVDPPQYRQYIGQMDQYWGDQPFTSGPVYVGAIIVLLFFTGLVVVPKRFTIWIVAVSVFAMMLAWGKNFPAFNEWMLDHFPLYNKFRAVSMTLVIVELTFPLMAMLALHQIMTNHTRWAEGKNFKRLLYAGLVAPGICAVMWLMPSIFTDFFKTGEYENLSQMLVNAGLPQSEVPIFLEGLKTARMEIFKSDVLRSLFYSATALIIILMFLKKKINQTVTLSVIGILVLVDMWSINQRYLNKDDFVSKKIYDQPFPMTQADAEILQDTTLHYRVFNLAVNTFNDASTSYYHRSIGGYHGAKLKRYQELIEYHLSKQNKKVVNMLNTRYFILPDNQRQPKAVRNPEALGNAWMVSDVHWVKNADEEIDALNNFDPAITAIIDERFKSFNPVAGKPQESDFIRLVYYAPDSLVYRFQSNTDQLVVFSEIYYDKGWKAYIDGKPADYFRANYVLRAMNIPAGNHTIVFEFKPDTYYLGEKISMFGSILWFVMILGTLFMMYKKDWSHEGGRD, from the coding sequence ATGAAACATTTTTTCAATAGTAAGATAAAATGGCATGTTGGAGCCATAATACTTTTTTTTGTATTAACAGCAGCATATTTTCATCCGGTTTATAAAGGCAAGACGATTGATATGGGCGACCTTCGGAATGCTGCAGGCATGCGGCAGGAAATAGTGAAATACGAAAAAATCATTGGACGATTGGCATTATGGACCAATTCAATGTTTAGCGGCATGCCGGCCTATCAAATATATATGAAATACAAATATAATTGGCCAAACTCCCTGCGATTGACCATTAACGAAATTTTCAATTATCCTGTAGATGTGGTATTTATGGCTATGATAGGATTTTATATACTGTTGACAGCACTCGGTATGCATCCGGTTTTAGCCATTATCGGGTCATTTGCCTATGCTTTTGGCTCTTACTTTTTCATTGTCATTGAAGCCGGACATACATCCAAAACATTTGCCATGGCTTTTATGCCTTGGGTAATGGCCGGAATGGTCTATCTTTATCAAAAAAGGATTTTCATCGGGACATTGTGGTTATTGATTGGAACTGCATTGGAGATCGCTTCGAATCATGTGCAAATTACATACTATCTTGGTTTCGTTTTATTGGCCTATGGATTGTCAGAGCTATATTTTCATTTTAAATCCGGCGAAATCAAAAAATTTACCTTGCAATCACTTTGGGCAATTTTTCTGGCTCTTGTTTGTGTCTTGCCTAATGCCACAAATTTGTTGTTGACAAAAGAATACGGAGAATATACAACCAGAGGTAAATCCGAATTAACCAAAAATAAAGAGGTGAAAACATCCGGTTTGGATAAGGATTATGCGATGCAATGGAGTTATGGCATAAATGAAACATTTTCGTTGTTGGTGCCAAATGTTGTTGGTGGAGGGTCCGGTATGATAGCACAAAACCATAGGCATGTGCTTGATAAAGTCGATCCACCGCAATATCGTCAATATATTGGTCAGATGGACCAATATTGGGGGGATCAGCCCTTTACATCGGGTCCTGTGTATGTGGGCGCCATTATCGTGTTGTTGTTTTTTACCGGATTGGTTGTTGTTCCCAAACGTTTTACAATTTGGATTGTGGCGGTGTCGGTTTTTGCCATGATGCTTGCCTGGGGGAAAAATTTTCCTGCATTCAACGAATGGATGCTCGATCATTTCCCTCTTTACAATAAATTCAGGGCTGTTTCGATGACTCTTGTAATTGTTGAGTTGACATTTCCACTTATGGCAATGCTTGCATTGCATCAAATCATGACAAATCATACACGATGGGCAGAGGGTAAAAACTTTAAACGACTTCTGTATGCCGGGCTTGTGGCACCGGGAATATGTGCCGTAATGTGGTTGATGCCATCGATATTTACAGATTTTTTTAAAACCGGGGAATATGAAAATCTTTCGCAGATGCTGGTTAATGCGGGGTTGCCTCAATCCGAAGTGCCTATTTTTTTGGAGGGATTAAAAACGGCAAGGATGGAGATTTTTAAGTCGGATGTGTTAAGAAGTTTATTTTACAGCGCCACAGCATTGATAATCATCTTGATGTTTCTGAAGAAAAAAATTAATCAAACTGTTACATTGTCGGTTATAGGAATTTTGGTATTGGTAGATATGTGGAGCATTAATCAACGATATTTGAATAAAGACGATTTTGTAAGCAAAAAAATTTACGATCAACCATTTCCGATGACACAAGCCGATGCCGAAATTTTGCAGGATACCACATTGCATTACCGGGTGTTTAACCTTGCTGTCAATACTTTTAATGATGCATCTACCTCTTATTATCACAGAAGTATAGGTGGTTATCACGGGGCTAAATTAAAAAGGTATCAAGAATTGATTGAATATCATCTGAGCAAACAAAACAAAAAGGTAGTTAATATGTTGAACACACGCTACTTCATATTGCCTGATAACCAACGCCAACCAAAAGCAGTTAGAAATCCTGAGGCATTAGGTAATGCGTGGATGGTTTCTGATGTGCATTGGGTCAAAAATGCCGATGAAGAGATTGATGCATTAAATAATTTTGATCCGGCCATAACCGCCATAATAGATGAGAGGTTCAAGTCATTTAATCCTGTTGCCGGAAAACCTCAGGAAAGTGATTTTATCCGTCTGGTTTACTATGCGCCGGATAGTTTGGTTTATCGTTTTCAGTCGAATACAGACCAATTGGTGGTGTTTTCGGAGATTTACTATGATAAAGGATGGAAAGCATATATCGACGGAAAACCGGCAGATTATTTCCGTGCAAACTATGTATTGCGAGCGATGAACATTCCTGCCGGCAATCATACAATTGTATTTGAATTTAAACCGGATACGTATTATCTTGGAGAGAAAATATCAATGTTTGGCAGCATACTATGGTTTGTGATGATTTTAGGGACATTATTTATGATGTATAAAAAAGATTGGTCACATGAGGGTGGTCGTGATTGA